Part of the Calorimonas adulescens genome is shown below.
ATGTCTTTTTACGTAATCCACATCCCCCGAAAGGTCGGCCTTGGCCTCGCTGGCACCAACATCATGGAGAAGCGCAGAGAAATATACATCCTTTCTGTAGTCCTGACTCAACTTTAATTTGTCTGCTATGCAGAGCGATATGTATGCTACCCTTCTTGCATGTTCAAACATTTTCTCTTCCGCAAGATCCAGTGCCAATGAAAACGACGAGAGAATATCATTTAAGAGTAACCTCATTTTTCCACCCCCATATCTATCCAGTGCTATTATATCACAAATAAAAAAATGCTCATACAAACATGAGCATTTAAATTTCTCTCCTCCCGTTTAAGGCTGAACCCAGTGTTACCTCATCGGCATACTCTAACTCTCCACCCATGGGTATGCCGTGTGCTATTCTGGTAACCTTTACACCCAACGGCTTTAACAGTTTTGCAATATACATGGTAGTGGCTTCACCTTCTACATCGGGGTTTACAGCTAAGATTACCTCTTTTATATCTTCATTGATTCTCGACAACAGCTCCTTTATCCTGATATCCTCGGGACCCACACCATCTAATGGGGATATGGTACCATGAAGTACATGATAAAGTCCCCTGTATTCTCTCGTTTTTTCCATGGCGACAACATCCCTTGGGTCCTCCACCACACATATAGCGGATCTATCCCTCGATGTGTCTGAGCATATCTCACACAAATCCCTTTCAGTGATATTAAAGCAAATTGGGCAATAGTGTATTTTCCACTTTGCTTCTTTTATGGCATTAGAAAGAGATTCCACATCTTCATCCTTCATGTCAATTATATAAAAGGCCAATCTTTGAGCAGTCTTAGGTCCTATCCCTGGAAGTTTTGATAGTTCCTCTATCAGCCTGGCCATTGGTGGTGTATAGTAGTTCATTCGCATACCTCCAGTTTACAAAAGACCAGATATGTCAATTCCTCCGGTGACCCTGCTCATCTTTTCCTTCATGGCATCCTCTGATCTTTGAAGCGCTTCATTTACTGCTGCCAGTACAAGGTCCTGAAGCATCTCAACATCTTCCGGGTCAACAACCTCAGGCGAGATGTTTATCTCCATTATCTGCTTTTTCCCGTTGGATACCACCTTGACGGCGCCACCGCCGGATGTGGCTTCTATCTTCATTTCATCCAGTTCTTTCTGAACATTTTCCATCTCCTGCTGCATCTTTTGAAACTGTTTCATCATATTGTTCATGTTAAAATTACCCGGAAACTTTGCCATTTAAAATAACCCCTTTCATTAACCTTAATATTAGATTATGCTCATTCTTTCATAACCTTGATTTCAACACCATCAAAAACCTTATAAACTTTTGTTAGAAACTCATCCTCTTCTTGGTTTTCTTCTTCTATTATACACTCAATCTTGGCATTTAAACCAGTAATTTCTTTTATAGTATTTTCAACTATCTCTTTATTCTCAGGTTTTTCCATTTCTTCTCTAAAAAAAGCTCCATCGCTTTTGTAAACCAGTCTTATGGTTTCATTGCTCTTCTCTGACAGGACACCCTCTGAAAGATATGCATAAAGCACCATAGACTTTTGCTTTACAGCGGAAAGTATATGTGGCCAGGCCTCTTTTACTGCATTATAGGTCTTGTTTGAATCATTATCACCCAGATCAGCTTTGTTTTCCAACACGTCTTCTCTCTCGACTTTTGGCACAGAACCCTGTTTTAAAGCCCTGCTTTCCTGCTTGACACCGGCCTCTTTCGACTTTGCCGCACTGGCCCTTTGTGGTACAGGGGTTGTAACACCTTCGGCTTCAGTTTTTTCATCCATGGCCATGCAAAGTTTGATAAGCGCCGTTTCCAGTACAATCAACGGCTGAGCAGAGTATCTGAGGTAATGCTCTGTTGCAGAAAGGGCGTCGATGATTTTAACTATCTCCTTTGTATCCATAGACGAGGCTAATTGAGTCAACGATTCATATTCACTATCAGGTAAGTCAAGCTTTGCCTTAGAATTATTTACTGTCTTCATAAACAGCAGGTCGCGTAAAAGTCCTAAAAGGTCTCTTGTAATCTGAGCAGGGTCCTTTCCGTTCATATATTCTCTGTCGATGACATCAATGCAGCGGGACGAATCCTTTTGTTCCAGCGAGGTCAGCAGCTCAATTAGCGAGTCCTCTCCCGTTATGCCCAGTGCATCAAGCACGTTCTCTCTCGTTATGGTCTTGCCGCTGAAGGATATACATTCATCCAGTATAGACAGGGCATCCCTCATTGCCCCTTCTGCCTTCCTTGCTATAAGCATTGCAGCATCTGCCTTTAGATCTATCCCTACAGACCTTGCGATGTCCATGAGTTTATTCACTATGCTGTTTACCGGTATCCTCTTAAAGTCGTATCTCTGACAGCGAGAGGATATGGTTACGGGTACCTTCTGCGGGTCTGTCGTTGCAAGGATAAATATTATATATGAAGGGGGTTCCTCCAGTGTCTTTAAAAGTGCATTAAAAGCTCCCTGAGACAGCATATGAACCTCGTCTATAATGTATACCCTGTATTTTCCTGTTGACGGCGGATACTTGACATCTTCTCTTAGTTCTCTTATGTTGTTAACCCCGTTGTTGGATGCTGCGTCTATTTCTATCATATCAAGACTATCCCCATTTGCCATAGATTGACAGTTTCGGCAGTGGCCGCATGGATTTCCATCTACAGGCTCCATACAGTTTACTGCCTTAGCAAAAATCTTGGCCATGCTTGTTTTGCCGGTTCCTCTCGATCCAGTAAAAAGGTAAGCATGAGATATCATGTTGTGCTTTACCTGATTCCTTAGTGCTCTTACTATGGCGTCTTGGCCAACCACTTCATCGAAGTTGGATGGTCTGAACCTTCTGTACAGTGCTGTATACATTATTATCCACCACTCACTCTATTACTATTATTTTATATATTTGATATCAACCTTTGACTGCGGTTTTCTAATGCCAAACATACATGATGGGACCTTAACCTGCCAGTATCTAAAGTCATCATGCCCGGTAATAACATCTGCAAAATATGAGAATATTACGGGGAAGTTTTTCAGGTTTAACATAACAAAAGGAAAAAAATGATAGCAAAATACTGAAAGTTCATAGGCCGAACGGATCTCCGGTCTTATTTCTTTATTTATCCTTTTTGTGTAAGCATCAAGGTTCCCCTTGCCATTAAACCAGCCTGATATAACCTCAGACGCTATTGACGCCGACCATACTGCGTAATATATACCTTCGCCAGTAAATGGATCGGCCAGGCCTGCCGCATCCCCCACAAGGAGTATGTTCCCTTTATTATATCTTCTCTTTTCCCCATGGGGAAAAGCTAAGGGATGACCATATACATGTACCTCATCGTTGTTATTTATCTCTTCACTATCCAGCATATGATGCAGACTGTCCCTTATGTCCTTTGCCATATTTCTGAAGGTACCCACACCTATGGATAGCGAATCCTTCTTAGGAAAATTCCAGCCATAACCCGCCTTTATTGTCCCAAAGTCTATATGTATCTTGCCTTTTAAATCCTCTATTGTATGGCTTTTTGGCCTTACCTCAGC
Proteins encoded:
- the dnaX gene encoding DNA polymerase III subunit gamma/tau; amino-acid sequence: MYTALYRRFRPSNFDEVVGQDAIVRALRNQVKHNMISHAYLFTGSRGTGKTSMAKIFAKAVNCMEPVDGNPCGHCRNCQSMANGDSLDMIEIDAASNNGVNNIRELREDVKYPPSTGKYRVYIIDEVHMLSQGAFNALLKTLEEPPSYIIFILATTDPQKVPVTISSRCQRYDFKRIPVNSIVNKLMDIARSVGIDLKADAAMLIARKAEGAMRDALSILDECISFSGKTITRENVLDALGITGEDSLIELLTSLEQKDSSRCIDVIDREYMNGKDPAQITRDLLGLLRDLLFMKTVNNSKAKLDLPDSEYESLTQLASSMDTKEIVKIIDALSATEHYLRYSAQPLIVLETALIKLCMAMDEKTEAEGVTTPVPQRASAAKSKEAGVKQESRALKQGSVPKVEREDVLENKADLGDNDSNKTYNAVKEAWPHILSAVKQKSMVLYAYLSEGVLSEKSNETIRLVYKSDGAFFREEMEKPENKEIVENTIKEITGLNAKIECIIEEENQEEDEFLTKVYKVFDGVEIKVMKE
- a CDS encoding YbaB/EbfC family nucleoid-associated protein is translated as MAKFPGNFNMNNMMKQFQKMQQEMENVQKELDEMKIEATSGGGAVKVVSNGKKQIMEINISPEVVDPEDVEMLQDLVLAAVNEALQRSEDAMKEKMSRVTGGIDISGLL
- the recR gene encoding recombination mediator RecR; the protein is MNYYTPPMARLIEELSKLPGIGPKTAQRLAFYIIDMKDEDVESLSNAIKEAKWKIHYCPICFNITERDLCEICSDTSRDRSAICVVEDPRDVVAMEKTREYRGLYHVLHGTISPLDGVGPEDIRIKELLSRINEDIKEVILAVNPDVEGEATTMYIAKLLKPLGVKVTRIAHGIPMGGELEYADEVTLGSALNGRREI
- a CDS encoding geranylgeranyl reductase family protein; amino-acid sequence: MYDIIIVGAGPAGSTLAHKLAVLGFSVLIIEKQAWPRFKPCAGGITKRCYNRIATDISKVVEDTTYSMVLTLHHRIGAEITATSPLIYQVDRKKFDAVLSDIAVKSGAEFHVREKFLDFEHHEGYISVKTEKDSYMCRVLVGADGVNSTVARKAGFTKFKVGTALEAEVRPKSHTIEDLKGKIHIDFGTIKAGYGWNFPKKDSLSIGVGTFRNMAKDIRDSLHHMLDSEEINNNDEVHVYGHPLAFPHGEKRRYNKGNILLVGDAAGLADPFTGEGIYYAVWSASIASEVISGWFNGKGNLDAYTKRINKEIRPEIRSAYELSVFCYHFFPFVMLNLKNFPVIFSYFADVITGHDDFRYWQVKVPSCMFGIRKPQSKVDIKYIK